One Chitinophagales bacterium genomic window carries:
- a CDS encoding thioesterase, with product MSIWKSPATVEVLNQGSSRCLPAHLGIEITEIGDDFVKARMPVDHRTTQPYGLLHGGASVALAESLGSVAGTMCVNANEEAVVGLEINANHIRSVREGYVEGIARPLHLGKTTQVWDIKITNEEGKLVCISRLTLAVVQLNRVS from the coding sequence ATGTCAATCTGGAAATCACCTGCGACTGTAGAAGTGTTAAACCAGGGAAGCAGTCGCTGTCTCCCTGCCCATTTGGGGATAGAGATTACCGAAATAGGGGATGACTTTGTCAAAGCCCGCATGCCGGTTGATCACCGCACAACTCAGCCTTACGGTTTGTTGCATGGGGGAGCCTCAGTAGCCCTTGCTGAATCGTTGGGCAGCGTGGCCGGAACCATGTGCGTAAACGCCAATGAGGAAGCGGTGGTTGGACTGGAAATCAATGCCAACCACATTCGCTCCGTCAGAGAAGGCTATGTGGAAGGCATTGCGCGTCCCCTGCATTTGGGAAAAACCACTCAGGTGTGGGATATCAAAATCACCAATGAAGAAGGAAAGCTGGTTTGCATCAGCCGCCTCACTCTTGCAGTAGTACAATTAAACAGGGTAAGTTGA
- a CDS encoding penicillin-binding protein 1A, giving the protein MVNPSDAVLHPNQRVTLALLMRKRFAGIPIVCLCALLLHGCIGTIPSEDELKKIKNHTASEVYSADGVLLGRYFIQHRTHVNLASVPPFVIQALIATEDARFYSHQGVDTRSLLRVLVKTILLNDERSGGGSTLSQQLAKNLYPRKKEFLGLLRSKIREAVIAQRLEKLYTKEELLELYLNTVPFGEEVFGIGTAAERYFGVKPAELNVQQAAMLVGMLKAPSFYHPKNNPQQALQRRNVVLSQMAKYGYLSPKEADSIKALPLEIRYTRLTHETGLAPYFREMLRLYLDSLLTAYNRQHTTHYNLYTDGLKIYTTLHAGMQRYAEKAVQEHLRRLQRKLDAQWSKEKPWDKYPNLLTEAVKNAPRYQQLKARGLTHKEIEKTMATPAEIRMFSWDNADTVVRISPLDSVKYALMLLHCGLVAMEPRTGAVRAWVGGINYAHFKYDHVLARRQVGSTFKPVLYATALEHGVHPCDRFPNERIVFPEYDNWSPKNADDYYGGYYSMRGALAYSVNTVSAQLIQQTGIRPVIALAHKLGIRSTLPEVPAIALGAVEIPLLEMTTAYCAFANGGYRVVPYFLVRVEDNKGRVLFNYTPPVPQQVLQPATAQLITLFLETVVDSGTARALRTQFGFHNDLAGKTGTTQNNSDGWFIGYNPALVCGVWTGAQFPAVHFKSTAEGQGAKTALPVWGRFAKLLQQDQQLSGLLKHTFPEPDARLIAMTDCLLYQEYDNFWERLFSRKPTKPKDKRGKTEAPAPSSFKERVKKFFRGKKSER; this is encoded by the coding sequence ATGGTGAATCCAAGTGATGCCGTTTTACATCCTAATCAGCGGGTAACTTTGGCTTTGCTCATGAGAAAACGATTTGCCGGAATACCTATCGTATGCCTGTGTGCCTTATTGCTGCATGGCTGCATCGGCACGATTCCCTCCGAGGATGAGCTGAAGAAAATCAAAAACCATACAGCCTCAGAGGTGTATTCTGCTGATGGTGTGTTGCTGGGGCGGTATTTTATTCAACATCGCACCCATGTAAACCTTGCATCCGTTCCTCCTTTTGTGATTCAGGCGCTGATTGCCACCGAAGACGCCCGGTTTTATTCCCATCAGGGCGTGGACACCCGTAGCTTACTCAGGGTGCTGGTAAAAACTATTTTACTGAACGATGAGCGGTCTGGCGGAGGCAGTACTCTGAGTCAGCAGTTGGCGAAAAACCTGTATCCCCGGAAGAAGGAATTTCTGGGACTCCTGCGTAGCAAAATCCGGGAAGCAGTCATCGCACAGCGGCTGGAAAAGCTTTACACCAAAGAGGAACTGCTGGAGTTGTACCTGAATACTGTACCGTTCGGAGAAGAAGTATTTGGCATAGGAACTGCGGCCGAACGCTATTTCGGAGTGAAGCCGGCTGAACTCAATGTACAACAGGCGGCCATGCTTGTGGGTATGCTGAAAGCTCCTTCCTTTTATCATCCGAAAAACAATCCTCAGCAAGCCCTGCAGAGACGCAATGTGGTGCTCTCCCAGATGGCAAAATATGGCTATCTATCCCCTAAAGAAGCCGATTCCATAAAAGCACTGCCCCTGGAAATCCGTTATACCCGGCTCACCCACGAAACTGGTCTTGCTCCTTATTTCCGGGAAATGCTTCGCCTCTATCTGGATAGCCTCCTGACTGCGTACAACCGGCAGCATACTACCCATTACAACCTGTATACTGATGGTTTGAAAATCTACACTACCCTGCATGCAGGTATGCAACGGTATGCCGAAAAAGCTGTTCAGGAGCATCTCAGACGATTGCAAAGGAAGCTTGATGCACAATGGAGCAAAGAAAAGCCCTGGGACAAATATCCAAATTTGCTCACCGAAGCCGTGAAAAATGCCCCCCGTTACCAGCAGCTCAAAGCCAGAGGATTGACGCACAAGGAAATTGAAAAAACCATGGCTACGCCTGCGGAAATCCGCATGTTTTCATGGGATAATGCAGATACAGTTGTGCGCATCAGTCCGCTGGACTCAGTGAAGTATGCCCTTATGCTGCTGCATTGCGGTTTAGTGGCCATGGAGCCCAGGACAGGAGCCGTCAGAGCCTGGGTTGGGGGCATCAACTATGCCCACTTTAAGTATGATCATGTGTTGGCCCGCAGGCAGGTGGGCTCCACCTTCAAGCCTGTTTTATATGCAACAGCCCTGGAGCATGGCGTGCATCCCTGTGACAGATTTCCCAACGAGCGGATTGTATTTCCGGAATATGACAATTGGTCACCGAAAAATGCAGATGACTATTATGGCGGATATTACAGCATGCGCGGAGCCCTTGCCTATTCAGTAAACACAGTCTCTGCCCAGCTTATTCAGCAGACTGGCATCCGGCCGGTAATAGCGCTGGCGCATAAGTTGGGCATCCGGTCCACCTTGCCGGAGGTGCCGGCAATTGCCCTGGGTGCTGTCGAAATACCCCTGCTGGAGATGACCACCGCCTATTGTGCTTTTGCCAACGGGGGATATCGTGTTGTGCCTTATTTTCTTGTGCGGGTGGAAGATAATAAAGGACGTGTGCTTTTCAACTATACCCCGCCAGTTCCGCAGCAGGTGCTTCAGCCTGCCACCGCTCAACTAATTACGCTGTTCCTCGAAACGGTAGTGGACAGCGGCACGGCCCGGGCACTGCGCACTCAATTTGGATTTCACAACGACCTGGCCGGCAAAACAGGCACAACCCAGAATAACTCTGACGGCTGGTTTATCGGGTACAATCCGGCTTTGGTTTGCGGAGTATGGACGGGAGCCCAGTTTCCTGCCGTACATTTCAAAAGCACCGCAGAAGGGCAGGGGGCAAAAACCGCTTTACCGGTATGGGGCCGGTTTGCCAAACTCCTTCAGCAGGACCAACAGCTCTCCGGGCTCCTTAAGCATACCTTTCCGGAGCCTGATGCAAGACTAATAGCTATGACTGATTGTCTGCTTTATCAGGAATATGACAATTTCTGGGAGCGTCTTTTTTCCAGAAAACCGACAAAACCGAAAGATAAGAGGGGGAAAACCGAAGCACCTGCTCCCTCATCATTCAAAGAGCGAGTAAAAAAATTTTTCAGAGGCAAGAAATCTGAGAGGTAA
- a CDS encoding arylesterase has translation MSKKVLAVIGLFLTCCIVFILKTLRDAGEFKKLRPHFAGIISRVEGVVGAEDITIARDKAIAYISSDDRYAAIKGRPAQGGIYGLRLDIAGAEPFLLKRIPEQEIHPHGISYYLSPSGEAFLFVVDHTGGRQAILIYQFQGDSILALKRIIHHPMLVSPNDITAVDEDKFYCTNDHGSAGKVSKMLEDYLQLQRSHVVYYDGKQLRVVAKGIGFSNGIQVSKDGKEVYVAATTEKRVHVYERGTDGGLTLKTSIDLHTGVDNIELDYSGNLWIGCHPKLLTFVRHAADTSRQAPSQVIRVVRHADGSFTSDEVFLNSGNALSGSSVAAVYKDILLIGPVLERHFLRCTLPAKFAEAY, from the coding sequence ATGTCAAAAAAAGTCCTTGCAGTAATTGGGTTGTTTTTGACCTGTTGCATTGTCTTTATCCTGAAGACGCTCAGAGATGCCGGAGAATTCAAAAAGCTACGTCCACACTTTGCCGGTATTATAAGCCGTGTAGAAGGAGTTGTCGGAGCAGAGGATATTACGATTGCCCGGGATAAAGCCATAGCCTATATCAGCTCTGACGACCGCTATGCCGCAATAAAGGGCCGGCCTGCGCAAGGCGGCATTTACGGGCTGCGGCTGGATATTGCCGGTGCAGAACCCTTTTTGTTGAAACGTATTCCCGAACAGGAGATACACCCGCACGGGATTTCTTACTACCTGTCTCCTTCGGGAGAGGCTTTTCTGTTTGTGGTTGACCACACCGGAGGAAGGCAGGCTATATTGATTTATCAGTTTCAAGGTGATTCTATACTTGCTCTGAAACGCATAATACACCATCCAATGCTGGTTAGCCCCAATGATATAACAGCAGTGGATGAAGACAAGTTTTACTGCACAAACGACCACGGATCAGCGGGGAAAGTGAGCAAAATGCTGGAAGATTATCTGCAACTGCAGCGCTCCCATGTTGTGTATTATGATGGGAAGCAACTTCGTGTAGTCGCAAAAGGAATCGGCTTTTCCAACGGAATTCAGGTAAGTAAAGACGGGAAAGAAGTTTATGTTGCCGCCACAACCGAAAAGAGGGTGCATGTTTATGAGCGGGGAACTGATGGGGGGCTTACTTTGAAAACGTCCATTGATCTCCATACAGGAGTGGATAATATAGAACTGGATTATTCCGGCAATTTATGGATTGGATGCCATCCCAAACTGCTCACTTTTGTGCGCCATGCGGCAGATACGAGCCGACAGGCCCCATCGCAGGTGATTCGGGTAGTGCGCCATGCCGATGGCAGCTTTACTTCCGATGAGGTGTTTCTTAACTCCGGGAATGCTCTCTCAGGTTCCAGCGTGGCAGCCGTATATAAAGATATTTTGCTTATAGGCCCAGTGTTGGAGAGACATTTTCTGCGTTGCACCCTGCCGGCTAAATTTGCTGAAGCATATTAA
- a CDS encoding DNA-binding response regulator, whose amino-acid sequence MLADQPDYEVVGEAANYQELKAVLRNTIPDMLIMDYDQPGAFSLDDLVWIARRYPQIRILVISNNKHKHDIVTALQAGVSSYLLKECGKDEIFSALKATMHGEQFFCSQIVDNVLERRYPVSCEGLVLTERELEIVKLVAEGYTTAEIARMLCRSVHTINTHRKNILGKLGLKSPSELVLYAIKRGLVAA is encoded by the coding sequence TTGCTTGCTGATCAGCCCGATTATGAGGTCGTTGGGGAAGCGGCAAACTATCAGGAGTTGAAAGCGGTTTTGCGCAACACTATTCCTGATATGCTGATTATGGATTATGATCAGCCCGGGGCATTTTCGCTGGATGACTTGGTGTGGATAGCAAGAAGATATCCTCAAATCAGAATTCTGGTCATTTCCAACAATAAGCATAAGCATGACATTGTCACCGCCCTGCAGGCAGGTGTATCCAGCTATCTGCTTAAGGAATGCGGTAAGGATGAAATTTTCAGTGCCCTGAAGGCTACCATGCATGGCGAACAGTTTTTCTGTTCTCAGATTGTAGATAATGTGTTGGAAAGGCGCTATCCGGTTTCCTGCGAGGGCCTCGTCTTAACGGAGCGTGAGCTGGAAATCGTTAAACTGGTGGCAGAAGGATATACCACTGCCGAGATTGCACGCATGCTTTGCCGCAGTGTACATACCATCAATACACACCGCAAAAACATCTTAGGCAAATTGGGCCTGAAATCACCTTCAGAGCTTGTGCTTTATGCCATCAAACGCGGACTGGTGGCCGCCTGA
- the rplS gene encoding 50S ribosomal protein L19, with the protein MDKIKAIEKMLLPDKELPKFKAGDNITVRYKIVEGSKERIQPFRGDVIQIRGSGLTTTFTVRKISNGVGVERIFPLYSPNIESIEVNKVGRVRRARIFYQRNLKGKKARIVEKKSFSTTEQDLTQQQSQAAANE; encoded by the coding sequence ATGGACAAAATAAAAGCGATAGAAAAAATGCTGCTGCCTGATAAGGAGCTGCCAAAATTCAAGGCAGGCGACAACATCACGGTGCGCTACAAGATTGTGGAAGGCAGCAAGGAACGAATACAGCCTTTTCGCGGAGATGTTATCCAGATAAGGGGAAGCGGGCTGACTACCACATTCACGGTAAGGAAAATATCAAATGGTGTAGGTGTGGAAAGAATTTTCCCATTATACTCTCCCAATATTGAGAGCATAGAAGTGAACAAGGTAGGTAGGGTAAGACGTGCCAGAATTTTCTATCAGCGCAACCTGAAAGGGAAGAAAGCCCGTATTGTGGAAAAGAAGAGCTTCTCCACCACTGAGCAAGATCTTACCCAACAGCAGTCGCAGGCGGCAGCCAACGAGTAA